A window of Candidatus Limnocylindrales bacterium contains these coding sequences:
- a CDS encoding J domain-containing protein, with amino-acid sequence MASTQRDYYEILGVPRNADAKTIKDAFRTLALRYHPDRNKEPGAAERFKEIAEAYAVLSDPQKRAQYDAAGFAGVSGFSSEDLFGGIDFRDIFGGHGFDFDLGFDFGESFFDRFFGKRPRKGPQPGDNIEVELVIPLERVLTGGEETVRISRPVTCSTCQGIGAKPGTQPPICSSCKGTGQRVESQQKGGITFRQITACGTCHGRGTVIDMPCPDCKGQGRVEREETLTIKIPPGIEEGMALRIPGYGQPSRESGGPPGDLYVVVHSAPDPRFERHGADLLHRKTIQVTEAVLGTRLSIPTLEEDVEVLIPPGTQPDTLLRLQGKGLPEFGGKKRGDLYLSVQVHIPEQLSQDERNLYQRLRTLEKRKKK; translated from the coding sequence ATGGCGTCCACACAACGCGATTACTACGAAATCCTGGGTGTTCCTCGTAACGCCGATGCAAAAACGATCAAGGATGCCTTTCGGACCCTTGCGCTGCGTTACCACCCAGACCGTAACAAAGAGCCTGGCGCTGCAGAGCGCTTTAAGGAGATTGCCGAGGCTTATGCGGTTCTCTCGGATCCCCAGAAACGTGCACAATATGATGCCGCTGGCTTTGCTGGTGTTTCTGGTTTCTCTTCAGAAGATCTCTTTGGTGGAATCGATTTCAGGGATATCTTCGGTGGACACGGTTTTGATTTTGACCTTGGATTTGATTTTGGTGAGAGTTTCTTTGATCGCTTCTTTGGCAAGCGGCCTCGCAAAGGGCCGCAACCTGGCGACAATATCGAGGTTGAGCTGGTGATTCCGCTTGAACGTGTGCTCACCGGTGGTGAAGAAACTGTTCGTATAAGTCGTCCAGTAACCTGTTCGACCTGCCAGGGTATCGGGGCGAAGCCGGGCACACAACCCCCTATCTGTTCTTCTTGTAAAGGGACAGGCCAGCGTGTTGAGAGTCAGCAAAAGGGAGGCATCACTTTCCGGCAGATTACCGCCTGTGGTACCTGTCACGGTCGCGGAACGGTAATTGATATGCCGTGCCCGGACTGCAAGGGACAAGGCAGGGTTGAGCGTGAGGAGACGCTGACCATCAAAATACCCCCTGGTATCGAGGAAGGAATGGCCTTGCGCATACCGGGCTACGGCCAGCCAAGTCGAGAAAGTGGAGGCCCTCCAGGTGATCTATATGTTGTCGTACACAGTGCCCCTGATCCACGCTTTGAACGACATGGTGCGGACCTCCTTCACAGGAAGACCATTCAGGTTACCGAGGCTGTACTCGGTACACGATTGTCCATCCCAACACTTGAAGAAGATGTTGAAGTGTTGATACCTCCAGGGACGCAACCAGATACCTTGTTACGCTTGCAAGGTAAAGGTTTGCCAGAATTCGGTGGTAAAAAGCGAGGGGATCTTTACCTCTCAGTCCAGGTGCACATACCGGAGCAACTCTCCCAGGATGAACGCAACCTTTATCAACGTTTGCGAACGCTGGAGAAAAGAAAAAAAAAGTAA
- a CDS encoding FAD-dependent oxidoreductase, whose protein sequence is MSKKRILIVGGVAGGATCAARARRLCEQCEILIFDRGPYVSFANCGLPYYVGDVITTEENLLVATPKLFKDRFNIEVYTETEVTRIDRYQKEIEVRDLKTGKIRREPYDALVLAVGAQPIRPPIPGIDLPGIFALRTIPDSRKIRKAVENASQAVIVGGGFVGLEMAENLVRRGLSVTIVEMTNQVVPLLDPEMATFVAAHLQTNGVNLRLNSRVEGFYPRSQGGLSVHTASGDKIDTDLVILSVGVRPETSLAKEAGLVLGEHGGIRVDDQMRTSDPNIWAVGDVVEVRDVITGNWQLVPLAGPAHRQGRIAAAAILGRTNADIHFRGVQGTAVCGVFGLTVAMTGASEKALKRAGIKNYQKIYLHPGSHVGYYPGAKPIHIKLLFSKDDGRILGVQAVGESDVARRVDVISMAIQMGGTVYDLEEAELCYAPQFGAAKDPVNLAGMIAANHLRGDLPLADWEELNKVDVQLIDVRSVAEYERSHIAGAKNIPIDELRSRLGELSKDREVWLVCGVGQRAYYATRVLLQNGFKVRNLSGGMQTYTTFKNILFVGAHGRVPLRL, encoded by the coding sequence ATGAGCAAGAAGCGCATTCTCATCGTTGGGGGTGTTGCAGGAGGGGCAACCTGTGCAGCACGGGCCAGACGTCTCTGTGAACAGTGTGAAATCCTGATCTTTGATCGAGGTCCCTATGTATCCTTTGCTAATTGCGGCTTACCCTATTATGTGGGGGATGTCATTACAACGGAGGAAAATCTACTGGTAGCAACACCGAAACTTTTCAAGGATCGATTTAATATTGAAGTTTATACAGAAACCGAGGTTACCCGTATTGATCGATACCAGAAAGAGATTGAAGTCCGGGATCTCAAAACCGGTAAGATTCGCCGGGAGCCTTATGACGCTTTAGTACTCGCAGTGGGTGCACAACCCATACGGCCTCCGATTCCCGGGATCGATCTCCCAGGTATTTTTGCACTGCGAACCATTCCAGATAGCCGGAAGATTCGTAAGGCGGTGGAAAATGCTTCTCAAGCCGTTATCGTAGGGGGTGGGTTTGTTGGATTGGAAATGGCCGAGAATCTGGTACGACGAGGTTTATCCGTTACCATTGTAGAGATGACCAACCAGGTTGTGCCTCTCCTTGACCCCGAGATGGCGACTTTTGTAGCTGCGCATCTCCAGACAAATGGAGTGAACCTGCGCCTCAACAGCCGCGTAGAGGGTTTTTATCCACGTTCCCAAGGAGGTTTATCCGTCCATACTGCGTCAGGAGACAAAATCGATACAGACCTTGTGATACTGAGTGTAGGGGTGCGCCCCGAAACTTCTTTAGCAAAAGAGGCTGGATTAGTCTTAGGTGAGCACGGGGGCATTCGAGTAGATGATCAGATGCGGACCAGTGACCCAAATATTTGGGCGGTAGGTGACGTGGTGGAAGTGCGGGATGTAATTACCGGTAACTGGCAACTGGTTCCTCTGGCAGGGCCTGCTCATCGACAGGGGCGTATAGCGGCAGCGGCCATACTGGGCCGTACAAATGCCGATATACACTTTCGAGGTGTACAGGGTACGGCTGTCTGTGGAGTCTTTGGTCTCACTGTGGCAATGACGGGTGCAAGTGAAAAGGCTTTAAAACGTGCAGGAATAAAAAACTACCAGAAGATTTACCTGCATCCGGGTAGCCATGTAGGGTATTATCCTGGTGCAAAGCCGATCCATATCAAACTGCTCTTTTCTAAGGATGATGGCCGCATATTGGGAGTGCAGGCCGTGGGTGAATCGGATGTGGCCCGACGCGTCGATGTTATTTCGATGGCTATCCAGATGGGTGGAACAGTCTATGACCTGGAGGAAGCTGAACTTTGTTATGCCCCCCAATTTGGAGCTGCCAAGGACCCGGTCAATCTGGCTGGAATGATCGCCGCCAACCATTTACGAGGTGATCTACCTTTAGCCGATTGGGAAGAGTTAAACAAGGTAGATGTGCAGCTTATTGATGTACGAAGCGTAGCTGAGTACGAAAGGAGTCATATCGCCGGGGCCAAAAACATCCCTATCGATGAATTACGGAGTCGGCTGGGAGAATTGTCAAAGGATCGAGAAGTCTGGTTAGTGTGTGGAGTGGGTCAACGGGCCTATTATGCTACCCGTGTTCTCTTACAGAATGGATTCAAGGTCAGGAATCTGTCGGGTGGTATGCAAACCTATACAACCTTCAAAAATATCCTCTTTGTAGGGGCACACGGCCGTGTGCCCCTACGTCTATAG